Within the Deinococcota bacterium genome, the region CGCTCACGCGCCCGCCGCAGAGCGTGGTCGAGCCTGCGGAAAGGGCCGGCAGGGAAAGCTGCCGACCTCCCACCTTGGAAAGAGAACCACCGTGAGAGGGACTACTTGTGGCCGCTGCTCTCCTAAATTGGCGCTGCTCGACGGCTTGGCGCTTGCCTCTGCTCGAGGGCGCGGAGGCTGTGCGAGGAGTCTCTACAAGACATGCTCGAGGTCGGCGAGCTCGACTAGCGCTCGGGCTTTTCCAAAAGCAGCGGGGCGCTTTGCTATGCTGGAGGGGTATGCGGCTTTCCTCCACGGATATCTATGCCTTCCAGGCGCTGGGATACCTGGGCACGCAAGCGCTCGACCACTGGGTGGGCAGCGACGACATCAGCGAGGCCACCGGCGTCGCCCGGCCCTACCTCGTCAGAATCCTCGCTCTCCTGTCGAGCAAGGGCGTCATTCGCTCCAAAAAGGGTACGGGCGGCGGCTACGCGCTGGCCCGCAAGCCCCATCTAATCACGCTCTGCGAGGTGGTCCGGGCCGTCGACGGCCCGGTGGCGCCGCTTTCTTGCATCTCGCTCAACTGGCACCAGCCCTGCCTAGAAGAAGACCGTTGCCACGCCCGCAGCCACGTCTGGCGGCGGGTGCGCGACGCGCTTCTGGCAGCCCTGGCCGAGGTCACGGTCGAAGACTTGGCGACCGACTTCAGGCAGGGCGTCACCTACGAGCCTTGCCTACACCACCTCTTGAGGCCCAACGCCTGAACGCATGAACGGGGTTCGGCAAGTCAAGGAGACGCCCTCGAGCCCGGCGGGGGTGGTCGCCTCGCCAGCCAGGTAGCGCCCTCTACAAAGCTGCGAATGATGCGGGCGAAGGGGCGCGGGGTGGTGTAGTTGACCACGTGGGGCCCTCCCGGGATGACGGCCAGCCGCCCCCGAGGAAGGAGCCGGACGGCCTCCTCGGTCCAGCCCTGCGGCACGATGACGTCCCTCGAGCCGCGCACCACCAGCGTCGGAGCTCTGACGAAAGGAAGTTTCTCCGCGATGGGGTCGTCCAAGGCGTGCATGAGGGTGCGCCAGGCCCGGCGCAGGCCCGCCTCGCGGTAGTCGCGCAGGTGAGCGAAGGCCAGCGAA harbors:
- a CDS encoding RrF2 family transcriptional regulator — translated: MRLSSTDIYAFQALGYLGTQALDHWVGSDDISEATGVARPYLVRILALLSSKGVIRSKKGTGGGYALARKPHLITLCEVVRAVDGPVAPLSCISLNWHQPCLEEDRCHARSHVWRRVRDALLAALAEVTVEDLATDFRQGVTYEPCLHHLLRPNA